One genomic segment of Luteimonas galliterrae includes these proteins:
- a CDS encoding glutamine--tRNA ligase/YqeY domain fusion protein, with translation MPASTPENVTPVTPYKHTEAGPVAGKQDFIRQIVREDLAQGRHKTPRTRFPPEPNGYLHIGHAKAICLNFGVAAEFGGVCNLRFDDTNPAKEDPEYVQAIQDDVRWLGFDWAELRHASDYFEVLYLAAEKLVRQGDAFVCDLSAEQVREYRGGLTTPGRNSPFRDRSVNENLDLLRRMRAGEFADGARTLRAKIDMASGNINMRDPALYRIKKVAHQNTGDAWPIYPMYDFAHSLSDAVEGITHSLCTLEFEDHRPLYDWCVDKVGLANSPELLQPLLDRGLPNQAAKPRQIEFSRLNINYTVMSKRKLVAMVGDGLVDGWDDPRMPTLQGLRRRGYTPASLRLLVDRVGISKQNSTIDFSVLEGCLRDDLDAHAPRRMAVIDPLKFVLTNLPEGHRETLSFANHPKDESLGTREVPFSRELWIEREDFAEVPPKGWKRLVPGGDVRLRGAGIVRCDEVIKNEAGEIVELRGTLDPESRPDMEGANRKVKGTIHWVSARDAIAAEIRLYDRLFAVADPDDESEGKTYRDHLNPDSRSIARGWVEPAAAAAAPETSFQFERLGYFVADRRDHRSDAPVFNRSVTLRDTWSQTGG, from the coding sequence ATGCCCGCTTCGACCCCCGAAAACGTGACGCCCGTCACGCCCTACAAGCATACCGAAGCCGGCCCGGTCGCGGGCAAGCAGGACTTCATCCGCCAGATCGTCCGCGAGGATCTGGCCCAGGGCCGGCACAAGACGCCCCGCACCCGCTTCCCGCCGGAGCCCAACGGTTACCTGCATATCGGCCACGCCAAGGCCATTTGCCTGAATTTCGGCGTCGCCGCCGAGTTCGGCGGGGTCTGCAACCTGCGCTTCGACGACACCAACCCGGCCAAGGAAGACCCTGAATACGTTCAGGCCATTCAGGACGACGTGCGCTGGCTCGGCTTCGACTGGGCCGAACTGCGCCATGCCTCCGACTACTTCGAAGTGCTGTACCTAGCCGCCGAAAAGCTGGTCCGCCAGGGCGACGCCTTCGTCTGCGACCTCAGCGCCGAACAGGTGCGCGAATATCGGGGCGGTTTGACCACGCCCGGTCGCAATTCGCCCTTCCGCGACCGCAGCGTGAACGAGAATCTGGACCTGCTGCGGCGCATGCGCGCCGGCGAGTTCGCCGATGGGGCCCGCACCCTGCGCGCCAAGATCGACATGGCCAGCGGCAACATCAATATGCGCGATCCGGCGCTGTACCGGATCAAGAAGGTCGCGCACCAGAACACCGGCGACGCCTGGCCGATCTACCCGATGTACGACTTCGCGCATTCGCTCAGCGACGCGGTCGAAGGCATCACCCATTCGCTGTGCACGCTGGAGTTCGAGGACCACCGCCCGCTGTACGACTGGTGCGTGGACAAGGTGGGCCTGGCGAATTCGCCCGAGCTGCTGCAGCCGCTGCTGGACCGCGGCCTGCCGAACCAGGCCGCCAAGCCGCGCCAGATCGAATTCTCGCGGCTCAACATCAATTACACGGTGATGAGCAAGCGAAAATTGGTGGCGATGGTCGGCGACGGCCTGGTCGACGGCTGGGACGATCCGCGCATGCCCACGCTGCAGGGCCTGCGCCGCCGCGGCTACACGCCGGCGTCGCTGCGGTTGCTGGTGGACCGCGTCGGCATCAGCAAGCAGAACTCGACGATCGATTTCAGCGTGCTGGAAGGCTGCCTGCGCGACGACCTCGACGCGCACGCGCCGCGGCGCATGGCGGTGATCGACCCGCTCAAGTTCGTGCTGACCAACCTGCCCGAAGGTCATCGCGAAACGCTGTCGTTCGCCAATCATCCGAAAGACGAGTCGCTGGGTACGCGCGAGGTGCCGTTCTCGCGCGAGTTGTGGATCGAACGCGAGGACTTCGCCGAAGTTCCGCCTAAAGGCTGGAAGCGGCTAGTGCCCGGCGGCGACGTGCGCCTGCGTGGCGCCGGCATCGTCCGTTGCGACGAAGTGATCAAGAACGAAGCCGGCGAGATCGTCGAATTGCGCGGCACGCTCGATCCCGAATCGCGCCCCGACATGGAAGGCGCCAACCGCAAGGTGAAAGGCACCATCCACTGGGTGAGCGCACGCGACGCGATCGCCGCCGAGATCCGCCTCTACGACCGCCTGTTCGCGGTGGCCGATCCGGACGACGAATCCGAGGGGAAGACCTACCGCGACCATCTCAACCCGGACTCGCGCAGCATCGCGCGCGGCTGGGTCGAACCTGCCGCGGCCGCCGCCGCGCCCGAAACTTCGTTCCAGTTCGAGCGCCTGGGCTATTTCGTCGCCGACCGCCGCGACCACCGCAGCGATGCGCCGGTGTTCAACCGTAGCGTTACGCTACGCGATACCTGGAGCCAGACCGGAGGGTAG
- a CDS encoding nucleoside deaminase codes for MLYAQVHLTLPAWVHDAVDAGRAYASDEDKVALAVELSRTNIEAQTGGPFGAVVFGPGDRVVAAGVNVVLPQSTSLAHAENMAYMLAQQRLQRARLNENEAGERDGVYTLATSSQPCCQCYGATVWAGIDRLLIGARSDDVMALTEFDEGPLPADWIGELNRRGIEVVRDLRRDEACAVLRAYGQLGGRRY; via the coding sequence ATGCTGTACGCGCAAGTCCACCTCACCTTGCCGGCCTGGGTGCACGACGCGGTCGATGCCGGCCGCGCTTACGCGAGCGACGAAGACAAGGTCGCGCTGGCCGTCGAGCTGTCGCGCACGAACATCGAGGCGCAGACCGGCGGCCCGTTCGGCGCGGTGGTGTTCGGGCCGGGCGACCGTGTCGTCGCGGCCGGCGTCAACGTCGTACTGCCGCAGAGCACGTCGCTGGCGCACGCCGAGAACATGGCATACATGCTCGCGCAACAACGCCTGCAGCGCGCGCGTTTGAACGAGAACGAAGCCGGCGAACGCGATGGCGTATACACGCTGGCGACCTCTTCCCAACCTTGCTGCCAGTGCTACGGCGCCACCGTTTGGGCCGGCATCGACCGCCTGCTGATCGGCGCGCGCAGCGACGACGTGATGGCGCTGACCGAATTCGACGAAGGTCCGCTGCCGGCGGACTGGATCGGCGAGCTCAACCGGCGCGGGATCGAGGTGGTGCGCGACCTGCGGCGCGACGAAGCCTGCGCGGTGCTGCGCGCCTACGGCCAGCTCGGCG